CCTATGCCCGCGCGCGGGCCGGCGAGGATGTGCAACTGGCGGCGCGGCCGGTGACCGTCGGCCGGTTCGACATTCTGCGTCGCCGCGATGTCGACACCGCCACAACCGTATTCGTCGATCTGGACGTCGAGGTCGAATGCTCGTCGGGCACCTACATCCGGGCCCTGGCTCGCGATCTCGGTGCCGCGCTGGGTGTCGGCGGCCACCTGACCGCGTTGCGGCGCACCCGCGTCGGTCCGTTCACCCTCGAGCACGCCCGCACGCTGGAACAGCTCGCCGCGGATCCGAGTCTGAACCTCGATATCGATTCCGCTGTGCGCCTGGCGTTCCCACACCGGGAGATCGACGCCGGGCAGGCGGAATCGCTACGCGACGGCCGCTGGCTCGACCCGGCCGGTATCCGCGGGGTGTACGCGGCCGCGACCGCCGACGGCCGGGCCATCGCCCTGCTGGAGGAAAAGGGGAAGCGGGCCGCACCGGTATTCGTGGTGCGTCCCCGCGGGCTCATCGACTGAGCCGGGAATCGGTGGCGGGCCTACCCGTTGGCGCCGCGCATCTCCTCGCGGAGACGTTCGACGGCGTCGCGCATGTGCCCGAGCAGTAGTTCGCGCACATCCTGTGGCAGGCCGGTGGCGACGGCCTCGCGCAGCGCGACATGTTCGCGGGCCTGCTCGGCGAGGTCGGTGTAGGTGGTCTGCAACGCGCCCAGGCACATTCGCGTCTCGATGAGCAGGGTCTGGGCCGCGCGGACCAGGCGTGGACTGTCGGCGCTGGTGACCAGAGCCTGATGGAAGGCGTGGTCGGCCTCGGTGACACCGGTGGCGTCCCCGCGTTCGGCGCAGGCCCGCATCGCCGTGACGCTGGGTTCCAGGGCTTGATAGGCGATTTCGCGCCGGCCGTCGAGAATCAGCTCCAGGGCGCCGCCCTCGATCGCGGAGCGGGCGCGGTAGATGTCGACCACGTCGTCGAGGCTGAGTTCGATCACGAAGATGCCGCGATGACGCACGCTGTGCAGCAGCCCCTCCGAGACCAGGCGCTGCATCGCCTCCCGAACCGGTCCGCGGGAGACGTCGAACTGGGTCGCGAGGTCGGCCTCCACCAGCTGAGTTCCCGGCGCCAGCGTGCCGCGCACGATGGCCGCGCGCAGTCGGTCGGCGATCATTTCCGCCGTGGACTGCCGATTCACGGGTTCGAATTCAATCACCGACATGAATCGGCCTTTCCGAGAAGAGCGTTCCGAGCCGCGGTCCGGACGGCGGCGAGACGGCGCGCAGGCCGGCCGATCGCATACCTTGCCAGACGGTGACCTGGTTCGCGGTGAGCACCGGCTTGCCGAGCGCCGATTCCAGCGCCGGAAGCACCCTCATCGTATGCATGGCGGTGTCGGGGATCAGCAGCGCCTCGGCATCGGGGTGATCGTTGGCCACCGCAAGCTCCAGCACCTGATTGTGCGTCAGGGTGCCCACTTCGGCGGCGGTGTCGATACCGGCGCTCGACATCGACACCACCCGGATGTCGGCGGCGGCGAGGAAGTCCACGAACAGGGTCGCGACCTCGTCGGGATAGCTGGCGCAGACCGCGACGGTGCGGACGCCCAGGGCCGCCGCGGCGTCGACGAAGGCGAAGCTGGTGCTCGAGGCCGGGACCCCGCACACCTCGGCGAGCCGGTCGACCTGCTCGCGCGCGCCCTGCGGGCCGTAGACGAAACTGCCCGAGGTACAGGCCCAGATCACGGCCTGTGGGCGGTAGGGCGCGAGCAGTTCGGCCCCCTGGCGCAACTTCTCCGGGCTGCCCAGATCGAGCAGTTCGGGCACCGCGTGCAGATCGGTGCCGTAGATGTGGGCGACCCGCAGGTCGACGCCGAGTTGTGTTGCCGTCCAGGGGTAGTCGTCCTCGGCGGCATGGTCGGGGTAGATGAAGCCGATGGTGGGTTCCACAATGCCTCCTAGAAGACGTTCTGCAGCCATTTGCCGGGGCCCATCATGGGCAACTTCATGCGTCCCAGACAGGCCCACATGGTCAGTTGGTTGGCGGTCAGCACCGGTTTACCGAGGTACTGCTCGAGCGGTTCGATGAGGTCGTAAGTGGGCAGATTGGTACAGCTGACGAAGATTGCCTCGGCGCCGGGGTCGTCGGCGGCGATGATGCGCTCGGCGATCGTGCGGTAGCTGACCTTCCAGATTCCGCCGCCGAGGCCCAGGTGGTCCGAACGCAGCACCTCGCACCCGGCTTCACGCAGGAATTCGTGCAGTTTCCCGGTGAGGATCTCGTCATACGGGGTGATGACCGACAGCCGCGACAGGTTCAGCTTGCCGATCGCCTCGACCAGAGCGCCCGAGGTCGTCACCGCGTCGAGCGCACCGGCCCGGCGGATGGTCTCGCACAGTGACCGTTCGTAGGCCAGCCCCTTGATGAAACTGCCGGAGCTGCACAGGTAGGCGACCACCTCCGGCTCCACGTGTGCGACGTTGCGGGTGGCCGCGGTGAGATGTATTGCGTCGGAGACCAGTTCGGCCATCTCCAACGAGACGGGCACCGGTTCGTACGGTGTGCGGGCCAGATGCAGGCTCACCTCCAGCGGCGCCCAGCGCCATAGTTCCCGTTCGAGTGCCAGATCGAACGGTGCGATGATCCCGATGCCCCGTTGCGCGACGGGACCTTCCAACTCGGGAAAATTCAGATCCACGAGGGCCCCTCTCGCGTAACGGCCGAATATCCTCCGCGCACAATCGGATTGTTGACAAGCATACGATGGGTTTTTAGCCTGTCAATATGAACGCGGGCCCAGTTGTCACCGTCCTGCACGACGGCACCGAGCCCGACGCGCATCGAATGCGCCCGGTGTCGGAGCACGCTACCGTCCGTTACGCCGACGGGCCGGTACTGGGAAGTGCGTTGCCCGGTACCGACGTGCTGTTCGTCTACGACTTCCAGAGCACGGCCGTCCCGGCCGCGTGGCAGCACGCCGATCGGCTGCGCTGGGTGCACGTCGGAGCCACGGGCGTCGACGCCGTGATGTTCGACGCGCTGATCGACAGCGATGTGGTGGTCACCAATACTCGCGGCCTGTTCGACCGGCCCATCGCCGAGTACGTCCTGGCCCAGATCCTCAACTTCGCCAAGGATGTGCCCGAATCGTTGCGGCTGCAACAGCGTCATATCTGGCGGCATCGCGAATCCGAGCGGATCGCGGGCGCCTGTGCCCTGGTGGTCGGCACCGGTTCGATCGGCCGCACCATCGCCCGGTTGCTGCGTGCGGTCGGTATGCGAGTGCGCGGCGTGGGACGCACCGCGCGCACCGACGATCCGGACTTCGGGACGGTGGCGACCGATCTGCACGCCGAACTGCCCGCCGCGGACTACGTGATCTGTGTGACGCCGCTGACTCCGCAGACCCGGCACATGTTCGATGCGAGCGCGTTCGCGGCGATGAAGCCGCATGCGCGTTTCGTCAACGTCGGCCGTGGGGAATCCGTGGTTACCGATGATCTCGTCGCCGCGTTGCGCAACGGTGCGCTCGCGGGTGCCGCGCTGGATGTGGTCGACCCGGAACCGCTGCCCGCCGCGCACCCGCTGTGGGAACTGCCGAATGTCGTGCTCACCCCGCACAACAGCGGCGATTTCCTCGGCTGGCGATCGGAGATCGTCACCGCGTTCGCAGACAACTTCGAGCGCTGGATGACCGGTCAGCCCTTAGAGAATGTGGTCGACAAGAAGCTGGGCTACGTACCCAGCTGAAGGGAGCTACGATGGCCCACCCGGAAACAGGGACCGACCCCGCGGCGATGACCGCGGCGGAGTTGGCCGCCGCCTATTCGGCCGGGGCTTTGTCTCCTGTCGAGGCCACCAAGGCGGCGCTGGACGCGATCGCCGCGCGCGACGAGACCCTCAACGCGTTCTGTCTCGTCGATCCGGAGCGGGCCCTGATACAGGCCAAGGAATCCGAGGCGCGCTGGCACAACGGACATGCGCAGGGCCTGCTCGACGGCGTCCCGATCTCGATCAAGGACATCTTCCTGACCGAGGGCTGGCCGACGCTGCGCGGCTCGACCTCGATCCGGCCCGATGTGCCGTGGCCGGTCGACAGCCCGGCCGCGGCCCGGCTGCGCGAGGACGGCCTGGTCTTCCTCGGTAAGACCACCACGCCGGAGCTGGCGTGGAAGGCGACCACCGACAGCGCGCTGACGGGAATCACCCGCAACCCGGTCGACCCGGCCAAGACCTCGGGCGGGTCCTCCGGCGGTTCGGCCGTCGCGGTGGCGGCCGGGATGGGACCGGTCTCGATCGGCACCGACGGTGGCGGCAGCGTGCGGATTCCGGCGTCGTTCTGCGGGGTGGTCGGGTTCAAGCCCACCCACGGTCGTATTCCGCTGTATCCGGCCAGCCCGTTCGGCCCGCTGGCGCACGGTGGGCCCTTCGCCCGGACCGTCGAGGATGTGGCGCTGCTGATGGACATCCTGTCGCTGCCCGATCCGCGTGACCCCACCGCGGGCGCGCCGCCGCTGGCCACCTTCCGCGGTGAACTGCAGCGGGAAGTGCGCGGGGCGACGGTCGGGTACTCGGCGACGCTCGGCTTCGCCGAGGTCGATCCGGAGGTGGCGGCCGTGGTCGGGGCGGCGGTGCGGCGGCTCGACGAAGCGGGACTGCGGGTGGTCGAGGCCGATCCCGGATTCGCCGATCCACGCGCGGCGTTCGAACAGATGTGGGCAGCGGGCGCGGCGGCGATGCTGGCGACCTTTCCCCCCGGGACGCGGGAGCGTGTCGATCCCGGACTCGGTGCGGTGTGGGACCGCGGCCGCACCCTCAGCGCGGTGGACTACATCGACGCCCGCGCCGTGGCCGCCGAAGTGGGAATCGCCATGGGCGCCTTCCACACCGCGCACGATGTGCTGATCACCCCCACCGTGCCGATCACCGCCTTCGAGGCGGGACACGATGTGCCGCCGGGCAGCGCGCTCGAGAGCTGGCCGCAGTGGACGCCGTTCACCTATCCCTTCAACCTCACCCAGCAGCCCGCGATCAGTATCCCGGCCGGGGTGACGGCCGCGGGGATGCCGGTGGGCCTGCAGATCGTCGGGCCCCGGCACTCCGACGATTTCGTGCTCGCCGTGGCACGCTTCGCCGAATTGGTACTGGCGTGAACACGCCTGCGGCCCGGACCTTCCCGGTCCGGGCCGCAGGCGCGCGCGTCAGTCGGAAGCTCTGGTGAAGGCGAGGGTTTCGCCCTCCACCCCACGCAGCCACAGTGCGTTGCAGGCCGCCCCGAGTTCGGGCAGTCCGGACTCGATGGTGGCGAACACATTGCCCGGCACCCAGCCCATATCACCGTTGATCAGCAGATTGTTGCGGTCGTAGAACAGTGCGAGGTCGGTCGCCCCCTGGGCGTCGTGCGCGGCCGAGCCGGGCTCGTACCCGTAGGCGGGGTTGCCGATCTCCCACGGCTCGAAGTCGAACAGGCACACATCGCCCGGAATGGGGGTGACAGTGGGATTCTCGCGATGTGGCGCCGCGGTGATGCGCGGCACCAGGGTGTACACCTCGTTGCGGGCGTATTTGGCGTGGAAGGCGTCGCCCTCCTGCGGCAGGGCGTCCCAGACCGCCGCGCAGGTGTGTGGCGCCAGCTCGTCGAGCAATCGCGCGCGCACACTGACGCCCGCCTTGGTCAAGGTGATGGTGAGGTATCGGGCCATCGAGATCTCCTGTTCGGATCGCGGTCGGTCGCGGTTACAGCTCGTCGAGGACCCGTGCCCAGATGGCCAGGGCCTCCTCGATCTGCTCGGAGGTCACGATCAGCGGTGGGATCATGCGCACCACATTGCTGTATGCGCCGCAGGTCAGCAGCAGCAGGCCGTGCTCGGCGGCCAGCCGCTGTGCCGCGGCCGCGGTGGCGGTATCGGGTTCGCCCGTCGCGGTGGTGAATTCGCTGCCGACGAGCAGTCCGAGGCCGCGCACATCGCCGACCGCCTTGGTGGCGCCGGCCCGGACCCCGGCCAGCAGTTGTTCGCCGCGAGCGGCGGCATTGTCGACCAGTCCCTCGGATTCGATGACATCGATGGTCGCCACCGCGGCCGCGCACGCGACCGCGTTCCCGCCGTAGGTCCCGCCCTGGGATCCCGGCCATGCCTTCGCCATCAGCTCGCGCGGGGCCGCGATACCGGACAGCGGGAAGCCGCTGGCCAGACCCTTCGCGATCGTGATGATGTCCGGTCGCACGTCGAAATGCTGGTGGCCGAAGAACTTTCCGGTGCGGCCGAATCCGGTCTGGATCTCGTCGAGGACCAGCAGAATGCCGTGCCGGTCCGCCCGCTCCCGCAGCCCCTGGAAGAACCGGGTGTTGCCGGGGATGTAGCCGCCCTCGCCCAGCACCGGCTCGACGATGAACGCGGCCGTTTCGTTCGGTGCGGTGAGGGTCGTGAGCACGTAGTCGAGTTCGCGCAGCGCGAAGTCGGTGGCCTGTTCCTCCGACCAGCCGTACCGGTAGGCGGTGGGGAACGGCGCGACGTGGACGCCACTCATCAGCGGGCTGAAGCCGGCCGAGAATCGGGTGCCGGAGGTGGTCATGGTGGCGGTGGCGACGGTGCGGCCGTGGAACCCGCCGTGGAACACCACGACATTGGGCCGGCCGGTGGCCTGGCGGGACAGGCGCAGCGCCGCTTCCACGGCCTCGCTGCCGGAGTTGGCGAAGAACAGCGAGTCCAGATGGGACGGCAGCACATCGGCGAGGCGTTCGGTCAGGCGCAGCAGCGGGCGATGCATCACGGTCGTGTACTGGCCGTGGATCAGGCTGCCGATCTGTTCGCGCGCGGCCTCGACCACGCGGGGGTGGCAGTGTCCGGTGCTGGTGACGCCGATTCCGGCGGTGAAATCCAGATAGCGGCGACCGTCGGTGTCGTACAGGTAGCAGCCTTCGCCATGGTCGACAGTGACCGGTGTGGCCTGCTTGAGAACGGGGGAAAGTGCAGTCATGGTGATCCGCCTCCCGGGCGACGGGGAAATCCGGACGGTCCCGGATTCTTATTGTCGGATTGTTGACAATACGTATAACATGGCGGCGACGGTGACGGCAATGACAGCGCTGGAAATGGGTAGAGAGCGACGATGGCCGGCTATCGCGCGGCCGGTCATCGTCGCGACCGGGTGCGGGTGTCCCGCAGAACAGAGGAGCAAGCGATGACGCAAACCGTTGCGGAGGCGGACGCGGCCACGCGGGCGGCGATCGACAGTGTGCCGACAGGATTGTTCATCGGCGGACAGTGGTGCGATACCGCGGCCCGGACGCCGGTCGTCGACCCCGCGACCGGGCAGGCACTGTGCACCGTCGCCGACGCCGGCCCGCAGGACGGACTGGACGCGCTCGCCGCCGCCGCGGCCGCGCAGGCCGACTGGGCGGCCACTCCCGCCCGCACTCGTTCGGAGATCCTGCAGCGCGCCCACCGGGCACTGCTCGACGACACCGAGCGGCTGGCCCGCATCGCCACCGCCGAAATGGGTAAACCGCTGGCCGAGGCGCGCGGTGAGATCGCCTACGCCGCGGAGTTCTTCCGCTGGTTCGCCGAGGAAGCGGTCCGCGTCGACGGCGGGTACATGCCGGCGCCCACGGGCGGTTCCCGGTTCCTGGTGACCCGCCAGCCGGTCGGCCCGAGTCTGCTGATCACCCCGTGGAACTTCCCGATGGCGATGGCCACCCGCAAGATCGGGCCCGCCCTGGCCGCGGGCTGCACCAGTGTCGTCAAACCCGCCGAACAGACGCCGCTGTGCACCCTCGCGCTGGCCGAGATCCTCAGTGCCGCAGGTGTTCCCGACGGTGTGGTCAATGTGGTCACCACCTCGGATCCGGCCGCGGTCACCGGTGCGATGATCGCCGACAGCCGGTCTCGCAAATTGTCCTTCACCGGATCGACCGCGGTCGGGAAGCTGCTGCTGGAGCAGTGTGCGAAGACGGTCATGCGGACATCGATGGAACTGGGCGGCAACGCGCCGCTGATCGTCTTCGACGACGCCGACCTGGACGCGGCGATCGAGGGCGCGCTGGCGGCGAAGATGCGCAATATCGGGCAGGCCTGCACGGCCGCGAATCGCATCCTCGTGCAGCGCCCGGTCGCCGCGGAATTCGCCCGCCGGCTGGCCGAGCGAATGGCGGCACTGCCGATGGGGCGTGGCACCGACGACGGGGTCGTGGTCGGGCCGCTGATCGACGCCGCCGCCGTGACGAAGGTTTCGGAACTGGTCGACGATGCCCGCCGGCGCGGCGCCACGGTGGTACTGGGCGGGACCGCGGTGGACGGGCCCGGATACTTCTATCCCGCCACCGTGCTCACCGATGTGCCCGACGATGCCGAGATGTTCGCCACCGAGATCTTCGGTCCGGTGGCCGGGCTGACGGTGTTCGATACCGAGGAGGAGGCGATCACCCGCGCCAACGACACCCCCTACGGCCTGGTCTCCTACGTGTTCACCGAGAATCTGCGGCGCGGGCTGCGGGTGAGCGAGGCGCTCGACACCGGAATGGTCGGGCTCAATCAGGGAGTGGTGTCGAATCCGGCCGCGCCGTTCGGCGGGGTCAAGGAGTCCGGCCTCGGCCGCGAGGGCGGCTTCGGCGGCATCGACGAGTTCCTGGAGACCAAGTACATCGGGGTGGCACTGTGATGCCGGTGTTCCGAATTGCCACCATTCCCGGAGACGGTATCGGCGTCGATGTGACGATCGAGGCCGTCAAGGTCCTCGACGCGGTGCTGCCCGGTATCGAGTGGACCGAATTCGACTGGTCCTGTGAGCAGTATCTGCGCACCGGTGCCATGATGCCCGCCGACGGCCCCGAACAGCTCGCCGGATTCGACGCGATCCTGCTCGGCGCGGTGGGCTTTCCCGGTGTGGCCGACCACATTTCGCTGTGGGGGCTGCTGATCCCGCTGCGGCGCGCATTCGGCCAGTACGTGAATCTGCGGCCGGTGCGGTTGCTGCCGGGGACCGAATCGGCGCTGCGCGGACGCGGCGCCGAAGATCTCGACATCCTGATCGTCCGGGAGAATTCCGAGGGCGAATACTCCGCGATCGGCGGTACGCACAATCCGGGCCGTTCCGACGAATTCGTGGTCCAGGAGTCGATATTCACCCGGACCGGATGTGAGCGCATCATCCGTTACGCGTTCGAGCAGGCGCGCCGGCGCGATCGGAAACTGTGCTCGGCCACCAAATCCAACGGCCTCATCCACTCGATGCCCTACTGGGACAGCGTCTTCGAGCGCATCGCCGCCGACTATCCCGATGTGCAGACGCGGCAGATGCACGTCGACGCGCTGGCCGCGGAGATCGTGCTGCATCCGGATCGGCTCGACGTGATCGTGGGGTCGAACCTGTTCGGCGACATCCTCTCCGATCTGGCCGCCGCGGTGACCGGCGGGCTGGGGCTCGCGCCGTCGGGCAATATCAATCCGGCCCGGGACGCGCCCTCGATGTTCGAGGCCGTCCACGGCAGTGCGCCGGATATCGCGGGCCAGGGCATCGCCGATCCGGTGGCGCAGATCCTCGCCGGTGCCATGATGCTCGAGCAGCTGGGCGAATCCGCGGCCGCGGCGGCGGTCGATCGCGCGGTCTGCGATGTGCTCGCCGAGGGTGCGGTGCGCACTCCCGATCTGGGCGGGA
The genomic region above belongs to Nocardia spumae and contains:
- a CDS encoding GntR family transcriptional regulator encodes the protein MSVIEFEPVNRQSTAEMIADRLRAAIVRGTLAPGTQLVEADLATQFDVSRGPVREAMQRLVSEGLLHSVRHRGIFVIELSLDDVVDIYRARSAIEGGALELILDGRREIAYQALEPSVTAMRACAERGDATGVTEADHAFHQALVTSADSPRLVRAAQTLLIETRMCLGALQTTYTDLAEQAREHVALREAVATGLPQDVRELLLGHMRDAVERLREEMRGANG
- a CDS encoding maleate cis-trans isomerase family protein, whose protein sequence is MDLNFPELEGPVAQRGIGIIAPFDLALERELWRWAPLEVSLHLARTPYEPVPVSLEMAELVSDAIHLTAATRNVAHVEPEVVAYLCSSGSFIKGLAYERSLCETIRRAGALDAVTTSGALVEAIGKLNLSRLSVITPYDEILTGKLHEFLREAGCEVLRSDHLGLGGGIWKVSYRTIAERIIAADDPGAEAIFVSCTNLPTYDLIEPLEQYLGKPVLTANQLTMWACLGRMKLPMMGPGKWLQNVF
- the truB gene encoding tRNA pseudouridine(55) synthase TruB yields the protein MAEHAAVVDALGGLLVIDKDGGQTSHDVVAKCRKILRTRKIGHAGTLDPMATGVLVLGVERATKLLGLLSLTTKAYAATIRLGQATVTDDAEGEVLATLSAAQVTDADIASAVADLSGEIEQVPSTVSAIKVNGERAYARARAGEDVQLAARPVTVGRFDILRRRDVDTATTVFVDLDVEVECSSGTYIRALARDLGAALGVGGHLTALRRTRVGPFTLEHARTLEQLAADPSLNLDIDSAVRLAFPHREIDAGQAESLRDGRWLDPAGIRGVYAAATADGRAIALLEEKGKRAAPVFVVRPRGLID
- a CDS encoding D-2-hydroxyacid dehydrogenase translates to MNAGPVVTVLHDGTEPDAHRMRPVSEHATVRYADGPVLGSALPGTDVLFVYDFQSTAVPAAWQHADRLRWVHVGATGVDAVMFDALIDSDVVVTNTRGLFDRPIAEYVLAQILNFAKDVPESLRLQQRHIWRHRESERIAGACALVVGTGSIGRTIARLLRAVGMRVRGVGRTARTDDPDFGTVATDLHAELPAADYVICVTPLTPQTRHMFDASAFAAMKPHARFVNVGRGESVVTDDLVAALRNGALAGAALDVVDPEPLPAAHPLWELPNVVLTPHNSGDFLGWRSEIVTAFADNFERWMTGQPLENVVDKKLGYVPS
- a CDS encoding DUF3830 family protein, with the protein product MARYLTITLTKAGVSVRARLLDELAPHTCAAVWDALPQEGDAFHAKYARNEVYTLVPRITAAPHRENPTVTPIPGDVCLFDFEPWEIGNPAYGYEPGSAAHDAQGATDLALFYDRNNLLINGDMGWVPGNVFATIESGLPELGAACNALWLRGVEGETLAFTRASD
- a CDS encoding amidase — translated: MAHPETGTDPAAMTAAELAAAYSAGALSPVEATKAALDAIAARDETLNAFCLVDPERALIQAKESEARWHNGHAQGLLDGVPISIKDIFLTEGWPTLRGSTSIRPDVPWPVDSPAAARLREDGLVFLGKTTTPELAWKATTDSALTGITRNPVDPAKTSGGSSGGSAVAVAAGMGPVSIGTDGGGSVRIPASFCGVVGFKPTHGRIPLYPASPFGPLAHGGPFARTVEDVALLMDILSLPDPRDPTAGAPPLATFRGELQREVRGATVGYSATLGFAEVDPEVAAVVGAAVRRLDEAGLRVVEADPGFADPRAAFEQMWAAGAAAMLATFPPGTRERVDPGLGAVWDRGRTLSAVDYIDARAVAAEVGIAMGAFHTAHDVLITPTVPITAFEAGHDVPPGSALESWPQWTPFTYPFNLTQQPAISIPAGVTAAGMPVGLQIVGPRHSDDFVLAVARFAELVLA
- a CDS encoding tartrate dehydrogenase, which gives rise to MPVFRIATIPGDGIGVDVTIEAVKVLDAVLPGIEWTEFDWSCEQYLRTGAMMPADGPEQLAGFDAILLGAVGFPGVADHISLWGLLIPLRRAFGQYVNLRPVRLLPGTESALRGRGAEDLDILIVRENSEGEYSAIGGTHNPGRSDEFVVQESIFTRTGCERIIRYAFEQARRRDRKLCSATKSNGLIHSMPYWDSVFERIAADYPDVQTRQMHVDALAAEIVLHPDRLDVIVGSNLFGDILSDLAAAVTGGLGLAPSGNINPARDAPSMFEAVHGSAPDIAGQGIADPVAQILAGAMMLEQLGESAAAAAVDRAVCDVLAEGAVRTPDLGGTATTTQLGTAIAERAAALVAH
- a CDS encoding aspartate aminotransferase family protein, which encodes MTALSPVLKQATPVTVDHGEGCYLYDTDGRRYLDFTAGIGVTSTGHCHPRVVEAAREQIGSLIHGQYTTVMHRPLLRLTERLADVLPSHLDSLFFANSGSEAVEAALRLSRQATGRPNVVVFHGGFHGRTVATATMTTSGTRFSAGFSPLMSGVHVAPFPTAYRYGWSEEQATDFALRELDYVLTTLTAPNETAAFIVEPVLGEGGYIPGNTRFFQGLRERADRHGILLVLDEIQTGFGRTGKFFGHQHFDVRPDIITIAKGLASGFPLSGIAAPRELMAKAWPGSQGGTYGGNAVACAAAVATIDVIESEGLVDNAAARGEQLLAGVRAGATKAVGDVRGLGLLVGSEFTTATGEPDTATAAAAQRLAAEHGLLLLTCGAYSNVVRMIPPLIVTSEQIEEALAIWARVLDEL
- a CDS encoding maleate cis-trans isomerase family protein gives rise to the protein MAAERLLGGIVEPTIGFIYPDHAAEDDYPWTATQLGVDLRVAHIYGTDLHAVPELLDLGSPEKLRQGAELLAPYRPQAVIWACTSGSFVYGPQGAREQVDRLAEVCGVPASSTSFAFVDAAAALGVRTVAVCASYPDEVATLFVDFLAAADIRVVSMSSAGIDTAAEVGTLTHNQVLELAVANDHPDAEALLIPDTAMHTMRVLPALESALGKPVLTANQVTVWQGMRSAGLRAVSPPSGPRLGTLFSERPIHVGD
- a CDS encoding NAD-dependent succinate-semialdehyde dehydrogenase, which codes for MTQTVAEADAATRAAIDSVPTGLFIGGQWCDTAARTPVVDPATGQALCTVADAGPQDGLDALAAAAAAQADWAATPARTRSEILQRAHRALLDDTERLARIATAEMGKPLAEARGEIAYAAEFFRWFAEEAVRVDGGYMPAPTGGSRFLVTRQPVGPSLLITPWNFPMAMATRKIGPALAAGCTSVVKPAEQTPLCTLALAEILSAAGVPDGVVNVVTTSDPAAVTGAMIADSRSRKLSFTGSTAVGKLLLEQCAKTVMRTSMELGGNAPLIVFDDADLDAAIEGALAAKMRNIGQACTAANRILVQRPVAAEFARRLAERMAALPMGRGTDDGVVVGPLIDAAAVTKVSELVDDARRRGATVVLGGTAVDGPGYFYPATVLTDVPDDAEMFATEIFGPVAGLTVFDTEEEAITRANDTPYGLVSYVFTENLRRGLRVSEALDTGMVGLNQGVVSNPAAPFGGVKESGLGREGGFGGIDEFLETKYIGVAL